In Gemmatimonadota bacterium, a single window of DNA contains:
- a CDS encoding glycoside hydrolase family 3 C-terminal domain-containing protein, with product MTPPPPVLDSTAQVPANDEGGRPRTPPLEPMIHPEAPREEATETRRWSERTLEGMTLRQKVGQLIMPWVLGDFAPDGTTSHERMLGYIQDQQIGGVIMSVGSPTEVAAKLNDFQDHSEIPLLVAADLETGAGFRLRGAVQMPGTIELGGATDFPSLMALGASGDARLAYEMGRVTAVEARAVGIHVPFAPVLDVNNNPDNPIINVRSFGADPQKVAELGAAFVRGIQENGGIATGKHFPGHGDTEIDSHLALPVIRHDRARMDSVELRPFRAAIAAGMGAVMTAHISVPGISNGDSAPSTLNHAVLTELLREDMGFDGLLFTDAMDMSAITRQHSAEEAAVRAVEAGADVILMPPSPAQAIDGIVAAVESGRISEERIDASVRRLLQTKEAIGLHLDRKVSIEHIQESVGIPSHTELAAEVARRSITVLRNGRNLLPLLGTRTARVMSVSFRRPSDVLAGRYFNRRLRATYPRLSTADLDRDVSPTVYQDLLRAARRQALVIVSTYVTAVSYQGSLALPDEVVEFIEGLDRIGVPHIVVSFGNPYLITSFPDVQAYMLGWSGSEASQTAAAQALFGEFAITGRTPASIPPLFDIGAGVTIPQRRSASGSR from the coding sequence GTGACGCCTCCTCCACCGGTTCTCGACTCCACGGCTCAGGTGCCGGCCAACGACGAGGGAGGCCGACCGCGGACCCCGCCGCTCGAACCGATGATTCACCCGGAGGCACCCAGGGAGGAAGCGACGGAGACCCGCCGGTGGTCCGAGCGCACGCTCGAGGGCATGACGCTCCGCCAGAAGGTCGGGCAGCTCATCATGCCGTGGGTGCTCGGCGACTTCGCGCCGGACGGTACCACGAGTCACGAGCGCATGCTCGGCTACATCCAGGACCAGCAGATCGGCGGTGTGATCATGTCGGTGGGCTCCCCGACCGAGGTGGCCGCGAAGCTGAACGACTTCCAGGACCACTCGGAGATCCCACTGTTGGTCGCCGCCGACCTCGAGACCGGCGCCGGCTTCCGCTTGCGCGGCGCGGTCCAGATGCCGGGCACCATCGAGCTCGGCGGTGCCACGGACTTCCCGTCGTTGATGGCGCTCGGCGCTTCCGGAGACGCCCGGCTCGCGTACGAGATGGGTCGGGTCACGGCCGTGGAGGCGCGCGCGGTCGGCATCCACGTGCCGTTCGCGCCGGTACTGGACGTGAACAACAATCCGGACAACCCGATCATCAACGTGCGCTCGTTCGGGGCGGATCCGCAAAAGGTCGCAGAACTGGGCGCCGCCTTCGTTCGGGGCATTCAGGAGAACGGCGGAATCGCGACGGGCAAGCATTTTCCCGGTCACGGCGATACGGAGATCGACTCGCACCTGGCGCTGCCCGTCATCCGCCATGACCGGGCTCGCATGGACTCCGTCGAGTTGAGGCCGTTCCGGGCGGCGATCGCAGCCGGCATGGGCGCGGTGATGACGGCGCACATCTCGGTGCCCGGCATCTCGAACGGCGACAGCGCCCCCTCCACACTGAACCACGCGGTTTTGACCGAGCTGTTGCGCGAGGACATGGGGTTCGACGGACTGCTCTTCACCGACGCGATGGACATGAGCGCGATCACGCGCCAACACAGTGCCGAAGAGGCGGCCGTGCGTGCCGTGGAAGCAGGTGCCGACGTGATTCTCATGCCGCCTTCGCCCGCCCAGGCCATCGATGGCATCGTGGCCGCGGTCGAGTCCGGGCGCATCTCGGAGGAGCGTATCGACGCGTCGGTTCGCCGCCTGCTCCAGACCAAGGAAGCGATCGGGCTGCACTTGGACCGGAAGGTCTCGATCGAGCACATACAGGAGTCCGTGGGCATCCCGAGCCACACCGAGCTTGCGGCCGAAGTCGCCCGGCGCTCGATCACGGTGCTGAGGAACGGCCGGAACCTGCTGCCGTTGCTCGGGACCCGCACCGCCCGGGTCATGTCGGTCTCGTTCCGCCGGCCGTCGGACGTGCTCGCCGGCCGGTACTTCAACCGGCGTCTGAGGGCGACGTACCCCCGCCTGTCGACCGCCGACCTCGATCGCGACGTGAGTCCGACCGTGTACCAGGACTTGCTCCGTGCGGCCCGCCGGCAAGCGCTCGTGATCGTCAGCACCTACGTGACCGCGGTCTCGTACCAGGGCTCGCTCGCGTTGCCGGACGAGGTCGTGGAGTTCATCGAAGGACTCGACCGGATCGGGGTCCCGCATATCGTGGTCTCTTTCGGCAATCCCTACCTGATCACCTCTTTCCCGGACGTGCAGGCCTACATGCTGGGCTGGAGCGGCTCGGAGGCGAGCCAAACGGCGGCGGCACAGGCGCTCTTCGGGGAGTTCGCCATCACGGGGCGGACGCCCGCGAGCATTCCTCCGCTCTTCGACATCGGTGCCGGCGTGACGATTCCACAGAGGCGGAGCGCCAGTGGCAGTCGTTGA